One window of the Podospora pseudocomata strain CBS 415.72m chromosome 7, whole genome shotgun sequence genome contains the following:
- the ACC1 gene encoding acetyl-coenzyme-A carboxylase (BUSCO:EOG092600T4; EggNog:ENOG503NUU6; COG:I), which yields MGDTPRNGVIVPKSNGKASYAEKHKIASHFIGGNRLENAPPSKVKDFVANHDGHTVITNVLIANNGIAAVKEIRSVRKWAYETFGDERAIKFTVMATPEDLQANADYIRMADHYVEVPGGTNNHNYANVELIVDIAERMDVHAVWAGWGHASENPKLPESLAASPKKIVFIGPPGSAMRSLGDKISSTIVAQHADVPCIPWSGTGVSQVSVDEDGIVTVPDDVYLKGCVSSWQEGLEKAKEIGFPVMVKASEGGGGKGIRKVVNEETFEELYKAAASEIPGSPIFVMKLADSARHLEVQLLADQYGNNISLFGRDCSVQRRHQKIIEEAPVTIAKPNTFKAMEEAAVRLGKLVGYVSAGTVEYLYSHADDKFYFLELNPRLQVEHPTTEMVSGVNLPAAQLQIAMGLPLHRIQDIRLLYGVDPKTATEIDFQFANPESEKTQRRPTPKGHTTACRITSEDPGEGFKPSNGVLHDLNFRSSSNVWGYFSVGSAGGIHSFSDSQFGHIFAYGENRAASRKHMVVALKELSIRGDFRTTVEYLIKLLETEAFEDNTITTGWLDELISKKLTAERPDPMLAVVCGAVTKAHIASENCIAEYRAGLEKGQVPSKDILKTVFPVDFIYEGYRYKFTVSRSSSDSYHLFINGSKCTVGVRALSDGGLLVLLDGRSHNVYWKEEAAATRISVDSKTCLLEQENDPTQLRTPSPGKLVKYSVENGAHVRAGQTFAEVEVMKMYMPLIAQEDGIVQLIKQPGATLEAGDILGILALDDPSRVKQAQSFIGQLPEYGPPVVVGNKPAQKFTLLFNTLKNILMGFDNQVIMLQTLKGLIEVLRDPKLPYSEFSAQFSALHARMPQKLDAQFSSVLERASSRGAEFPARNLAKVFQKFLDDNVTSKSDADVLKTTLQPLTDVLDMYAEGQKVRELTVITELLNMYAEVERLFSGRRSQDEEVILQLRDQNKEDTSKVVQTVLSHTRVAAKNSLVLAILEEYRPNKPNVGNVGKYLRPVLRKMAELESRQTAKVSLKAREILIQCALPSLEERTAQMEHILRSSVVESRYGETGWDHREPNLEVIKEVVDSKYTVFDVLTLFFAHEDPWVSLAALEVYVRRAYRAYVLKKIEYHTDETETPSFVSWDFALRKIGQTEFGLPLQSAAPSSPATPVDNTFKRIHSISDMSYLERKTQEEPTRKGVIVPCKYLEDADDLLSRALDTLPVMNGAKKKTSGLIPDLSGKRRPPPPPRLDSIDELSAVVNVAIRDAEGRSDDEILKEILPLVHQFKDDLFARRVRRLTFICGRNDGSYPGYYTFRGPEYIEDDSIRHIEPSLAFQLELARLSKFKIKPVFTENKNIHMYEGVGKGVETDRRFFTRAVIRPGRLRDEIPTAEYLISEADRVINDIFDALEIIGTHNSDLNHMFINFTPVFQLQPQEVEQSLQGFLDRFGPRAWRLRVAQVEIRIICTDPSTGMPYPLRVIITNTSGYVIQVEMYAERKSDKGDWVFYSTGGTTKIGSMHLLPVSTPYPTKNWLQPKRYKAHLMGTQYVYDFPELFRQAIQNSWANAVKKVPSMAEKQPPVGECIEFNELVLDDHDNLAEVSRDPGTNTCGMVGWLISARTPEYPKGRKFVVVANDITFNIGSFGPKEDNFFYKCTELARKLGVPRIYLSANSGARLGLANELMPHFSVAWNEEGKPEAGFKYLYLNDEAKKRFESTVLTEEVSEGGEKRHKIVTIIGAEDGLGVECLRGSGLIAGATSRAYQDIFTCTLVTCRSVGIGAYLVRLGQRAVQIEGQPIILTGAPALNNLLGREVYTSNLQLGGTQIMYRNGVSHLTANDDFAGVSKIVEWMSFVPDKRNNPVPISLGIDSWDRDVVFTPEQKKPYDVRWMIAGKQDEDGFQPGLFDKDSFVETLGGWARTVVVGRARLGGIPMGVIGVETRSVENITPADPANPDSIEQVSNEAGGVWYPNSAFKTAQAINDFNYGEQLPLMILANWRGFSGGQRDMYNEVLKYGSYIVDALVKFEQPVFIYIPPFGELRGGSWVVVDPTINPTAMEMYADVDARGGVLEPEGIIGIKYRKDKQLETMARLDPVYSGLKRQIADTSLSKEEIDEIKKKMTEREQELLPVYAQISLQFADLHDRAGRMKAKGVIREVLEWRNARRFFYWRVRRRLNEEYILRRLASAAAVSGVHNKNAAAAAQARARHLSLLESWCGIAHFDKSDREVAIWYEENRKVVHEKVEHLKAEALQAEMRELVRLGSQSTEDAASNPAWKGIRDVLHTMPVQEREKMLQYLKQV from the exons ATGGGAGACACACCACGGAACGGCGTTATAGTGCCCAAGTCCAACGGCAAGGCTTCGTATGCCGAGAAGCACAAGATCGCCTCCCACTTCATTGGCGGCAACCGGCTGGAAAATGCCCCGCCGTCCAAGGTGAAGGACTTTGTCGCTAACCACGACGGTCACACCGTCATTACAAAT GTATTGATCGCCAACAACGGTATCGCCGCCGTCAAGGAGATCAGATCAGTGCGAAAATGGGCCTACGAGACGTTTGGCGACGAGCGGGCCATCAAGTTCACCGTGATGGCCACGCCAGAAGATTTGCAAGCAAACGCCGACTACATCCGTATGGCTGACCATTACGTTGAGGTTCCCGGCGGcacaaacaaccacaactATGCCAATGTCGAGCTTATTGTTGACATTGCGGAGCGTATGGACGTACACGCCGTGTGGGCAGGCTGGGGTCACGCTTCAGAAAACCCCAAGCTTCCAGAGTCCCTCGCCGCATCACCAAAGAAGATTGTGTTCATCGGTCCTCCGGGCTCTGCCATGCGCTCGCTCGGTGACAAGATCTCTTCCACCATTGTAGCTCAGCACGCCGATGTGCCATGTATTCCATGGTCTGGTACTGGCGTTTCCCAAGTGAGTGTGGACGAGGATGGCATCGTCACAGTTCCAGATGATGTCTACCTCAAGGGCTGCGTGAGCTCGTGGCAAGAGGgcttggagaaggcgaaggagaTTGGTTTCCCAGTAATGGTCAAGGCCtctgagggtggtggtggtaagggTATTCGCAAGGTCGTCAACGAGGAGACCTTCGAGGAGCTTTacaaggcggcggcgagcgAGATCCCCGGCTCTCCCATTTTCGTCATGAAGTTGGCCGACAGTGCGAGACATTTGGAGGTTCAATTGCTTGCTGATCAGTACGGCAACAACATTTCGCTGTTTGGCAGAGATTGCTCGGTCCAACGCAGACATCAAAAGATTATCGAAGAGGCCCCCGTCACCATTGCCAAGCCAAACACGTTCAAGGccatggaggaggctgccgttCGCCTCGGCAAGCTTGTCGGTTACGTTTCCGCCGGTACCGTCGAGTATTTGTACTCCCATGCCGATGACAAGTTCTACTTCTTGGAGTTGAACCCTCGTCTCCAGGTCGAGCATCCCACGACCGAAATGGTCAGCGGTGTTAACCTCCCCGCTGCCCAGCTGCAGATCGCCATGGGTCTCCCACTTCACCGGATTCAGGATATCCGTTTGCTGTATGGTGTGGATCCCAAGACGGCCACCGAGATCGACTTCCAGTTTGCGAACCCTGAAAGTGAAAAGACCCAGCGGAGGCCAACGCCCAAGGGCCACACCACGGCCTGCCGTATCACCTCCGAGGATCCTGGTGAGGGCTTCAAGCCATCCAACGGTGTGCTCCACGACTTGAACTTccgctccagctccaacgTCTGGGGTTACTTCTCTGTCGGTTCCGCTGGTGGTATTCACAGCTTCTCCGACTCTCAGTTCGGTCACATTTTCGCCTACGGCGAGAACCGTGCTGCCTCCAGAAAGCACATGGTTGTGGCCCTGAAGGAGCTGAGCATCCGTGGTGACTTCCGTACTACTGTCGAGTACCTCATCAAGCTTCTCGAGACCGAGGCTTTCGaggacaacaccatcaccaccggctggCTTGATGAGTTGATttccaagaagctcactgcCGAGAGACCTGACCCTATGCTCGCTGTTGTCTGCGGTGCTGTCACCAAGGCTCACATTGCCAGCGAGAACTGCATTGCCGAATACAGAGCCGGTCTGGAGAAGGGCCAAGTCCCCTCCAAGGACATTCTCAAGACTGTTTTCCCTGTGGACTTCATCTATGAGGGCTACCGGTACAAGTTCACCGTCAGTCGTTCCAGCTCTGACAGCTACCACCTCTTCATCAACGGTTCCAAGTGCACAGTCGGTGTTCGCGCGCTCAGCGACGGTGGTCTCCTGGTCCTCCTCGATGGGCGCAGTCACAACGTGTACTGGAAGGAAGAGGCCGCCGCCACTCGCATCTCAGTCGACAGCAAGACCTGCCTgttggagcaggagaacGATCCCACCCAGCTCCGCACGCCATCTCCCGGTAAGCTGGTGAAGTACTCTGTGGAGAACGGTGCCCACGTGCGCGCTGGCCAGACCTTTGCCGAAGTTGAGGTCATGAAGATGTACATGCCCCTCATCGCGCAGGAGGACGGTATTGTGCAGCTCATCAAGCAGCCCGGAGCTACCCTCGAGGCTGGTGACATTCTCGGTATCTTGGCTCTTGATGACCCCAGCCGCGTCAAGCAAGCTCAGTCGTTCATCGGCCAGCTTCCCGAGTATGGCCCtcctgtggtggttggtaACAAGCCCGCCCAGAAGTTCACCcttctcttcaacaccctcaagaACATCCTCATGGGTTTCGACAACCAGGTGATCATGCTGCAGACCCTGAAGGGGCTTATTGAGGTGCTCCGCGACCCCAAGCTCCCCTACAGCGAGTTCTCGGCTCAGTTCTCTGCTCTCCATGCCCGCATGCCCCAGAAGCTCGACGCTCAGTTCAGCTCTGTTCTCGAACGTGCGTCCTCGCGTGGCGCCGAGTTCCCTGCTCGCAACCTGGCCAAGGTCTTCCAGAAGTTCCTTGACGACAACGTCACCTCCAAGAGCGACGCGGACGTCCTCAAGACCACTCTTCAGCCTTTGACCGACGTGCTCGACATGTATGCCGAAGGTCAGAAGGTGCGTGAGTTGACCGTTATTACTGAGCTCCTGAACATGTACGCCGAGGTCGAGCGCCTTTTCTCTGGCCGCCGGTCTCAGGACGAGGAAGTCATCTTGCAGCTTCGTGACCAGAACAAGGAGGACACctccaaggttgtgcagaCTGTGCTGTCGCATACCAGAGTCGCGGCCAAGAACTCGCTGGTTCTCGCCATTCTGGAGGAGTACCGTCCCAACAAGCCCAATGTTGGCAATGTTGGCAAGTACCTTCGCCCAGTTCTTCGCAAGATGGCCGAGCTCGAGTCCCGCCAAACTGCTAAGGTCTCATTGAAGGCTCGTGAGATTCTCATCCAGTGTGCCCTTCCGTCTCTCGAGGAGAGAACCGCCCAGATGGAGCACATTTTGCGCTCCTCTGTTGTTGAGTCCCGCTACGGCGAGACCGGCTGGGACCACCGGGAGCCTAACCTTgaggtcatcaaggaggTCGTCGACTCCAAGTACACTGTCTTCGATGTCCTGACATTGTTCTTTGCTCACGAGGATCCCTGGGTTTCTCTGGCTGCTTTGGAGGTTTACGTCCGTCGCGCGTACCGTGCGTATGTCCTGAAGAAGATTGAGTACCACACCGATGAGACCGAGACGCCATCCTTCGTTTCCTGGGACTTTGCTCTGCGCAAGATCGGCCAGACCGAGTTCGGGCTGCCCTTGCAGTCCGCcgccccatcctctccgGCTACGCCGGTTGATAACACCTTCAAGCGTATCCACTCCATCAGCGACATGTCCTACCTCGAGAGGAAGACACAGGAGGAGCCGACCCGTAAGGGTGTGATAGTGCCATGCAAGTACCTCGAGGATGCCGATGATCTCCTCTCCAGAGCTCTCGACACCCTCCCGGTGATGAACGgcgccaagaagaagacctctGGCCTCATTCCTGACCTCAGCGGCAAGCGTcgcccgccccctcctcctcgtcttgaCAGCATCGACGAACTTTCAGCCGTTGTCAACGTTGCCATCCGCGATGCTGAGGGCCGCAGCGATGATGAGATCTTGAAGGAGATCTTGCCCCTGGTCCATCAGTTCAAGGATGACCTTTTCGCCCGCCGCGTCCGTCGTCTGACCTTCATCTGCGGCCGCAACGATGGCTCGTACCCGGGTTACTACACCTTCCGTGGCCCCGAGTACATTGAGGATGACAGTATTCGCCACATTGAGCCTTCTCTTGCCTTCCAGCTCGAATTGGCTCGACTCTCCAAGTTCAAGATCAAGCCCGTCTTCACCGAAAACAAGAACATCCACATGTacgagggtgttgggaaGGGTGTTGAGACTGATAGGCGCTTCTTCACTCGTGCTGTCATTCGCCCCGGAAGACTTCGGGATGAGATTCCTACCGCCGAGTACTTGATTTCGGAAGCCGACCGCGTGATCAACGATATTTTTGACGCTCTCGAGATTATCGGCACACACAACTCGGATTTGAACCATATGTTCATCAACTTTACTCCCGTCTTCCAGCTTCAGCCTCAGGAAGTTGAGCAGTCGCTTCAGGGCTTCTTGGATCGCTTCGGTCCCCGCGCTTGGCGTCTTCGTGTTGCCCAGGTCGAGATCCGCATTATTTGCACTGATCCCTCCACCGGCATGCCCTACCCTCTGCGTGTGATCATTACGAACACCTCTGGCTACGTCATCCAGGTAGAGATGTATGCCGAGCGCAAGTCGGACAAGGGCGACTGGGTCTTCTACTCTACCGGTGGCACCACCAAGATCGGATCCATGCATCTGCTTCCCGTCTCGACCCCTTACCCCACCAAGAACTGGCTCCAGCCCAAGCGGTACAAGGCTCACTTGATGGGCACTCAGTATGTGTATGATTTCCCCGAGCTTTTCCGCCAGGCCATCCAGAACAGCTGGGCCAATGCTGTCAAGAAGGTCCCCTCCATGGCTGAGAAGCAGCCCCCGGTTGGCGAGTGCATCGAGTTCAACGAGCTTGTCTTGGATGACCATGACAACTTGGCCGAGGTTTCTCGCGACCCAGGCACCAACACCTGCGGTATGGTCGGTTGGCTCATCAGCGCCCGCACCCCCGAATACCCCAAGGGCCGCAAGTTTGTTGTCGTCGCCAACGACATCACCTTCAACATTGGTTCTTTCGGGCCCAAGGAAGACAACTTCTTCTACAAGTGCACAGAGCTTGCTCGCAAGTTGGGCGTTCCCCGCATCTACTTGTCGGCCAATTCGGGTGCTCGCTTGGGTCTGGCCAACGAGCTGATGCCTCACTTCAGTGTGGCCTGGAACGAGGAGGGCAAGCCCGAGGCTGGCTTCAAGTACCTCTACCTCAACGatgaggccaagaagaggtTCGAGAGCACTGTGCTGACCGAGGAGGTCTCTGAGGGTGGCGAGAAGCGTCACAAGatcgtcaccatcatcggTGCTGAAGACGGTTTGGGTGTCGAGTGCTTGCGTGGTTCCGGCCTCATCGCCGGTGCCACTAGCAGAGCCTACCAGGATATCTTTACTTGCACGCTCGTCACCTGCCGCTCGGTTG GTATTGGTGCCTACCTTGTCCGCCTTGGTCAGCGTGCTGTGCAAATTGAGGGCCAGCCCATCATCCTGACTGGTGCCCCCGCCCTCAATAACCTTTTGGGTCGTGAGGTCTACACCTCTAACCTCCAGCTTGGTGGCACTCAGATCATGTACCGCAACGGTGTGTCTCACTTGACCGCCAACGACGACTTTGCTGGTGTTTCCAAGATTGTTGAGTGGATGTCCTTCGTTCCCGATAAGCGCAACAACCCTGTGCCCATCAGCCTTGGCATCGACAGCTGGGATCGTGACGTTGTCTTCACCCCAGAGCAGAAGAAGCCCTATGATGTCAGGTGGATGATTGCCGGCAAGCAGGACGAGGATGGTTTCCAGCCTGGTCTGTTCGACAAGGATTCCTTCGTGGAGACCCTTGGCGGCTGGGCTCGCACTGTCGTGGTTGGTCGTGCTCGTCTCGGCGGCATTCCTATGGGTGTCATCGGTGTCGAGACCCGCTCTGTCGAGAACATCACACCCGCCGACCCTGCCAACCCTGACTCGATCGAGCAAGTCAGCAACGAGgccggtggtgtttggtACCCCAACTCTGCCTTCAAGACTGCTCAGGCCATCAACGACTTCAACTATGGCGAGCAGCTTCCCCTGATGATCCTTGCCAACTGGCGTGGATTCTCTGGTGGCCAGCGCGACATGTACAACGAGGTCCTCAAGTACGGCTCGTACATTGTCGATGCTCTCGTCAAGTTCGAGCAGCCAGTCTTCATCTACATTCCACCATTTGGTGAGCTTCGTGGCGGTTCGTGGGTCGTCGTCGATCCCACCATTAACCCGACCGCCATGGAGATGTACGCCGATGTGGACGCCCGCGGCGGTGTCTTGGAGCCTGAGGGTATCATCGGTATCAAGTACCGCAAGGACAAGCAGCTTGAGACCATGGCCCGTCTCGATCCCGTTTACTCGGGCCTTAAGAGGCAGATCGCCGACACGTCGCTTtccaaggaggagatcgatgagatcaagaagaagatgacggaGCGCGAGCAGGAGCTTCTGCCTGTGTATGCTCAGATCAGCTTGCAGTTTGCCGATCTTCACGACCGCGCCGGCCGCATGAAGGCCAAGGGTGTCATTCGCGAGGTGCTCGAGTGGCGCAACGCCCGCCGCTTCTTTTACTGGCGCGTGCGCAGAAGATTGAACGAGGAGTacatcctccgccgccttgcCTCGGCGGCTGCGGTTTCGGGCGTTCACAACAAGAATGCGGCGGCAGCTGCCCAAGCCCGCGCCCgtcacctctccctcctcgaatCCTGGTGCGGTATTGCCCACTTTGACAAGTCTGATCGCGAGGTTGCCATCTGGTACGAGGAAAACCGCAAGGTGGTGCACGAGAAGGTTGAGCACCTCAAGGCCGAGGCTCTGCAGGCCGAGATGCGCGAGCTCGTCCGCCTTGGTAGCCAGTCTACGGAGGATGCTGCCAGCAACCCTGCCTGGAAGGGTATCCGCGATGTCCTTCACACCATGCCGGTACAAGAACGGGAGAAGATGCTCCAGTATCTCAAGCAGGTGTAA
- the NDE1_1 gene encoding NADH:ubiquinone oxidoreductase (COG:Z; EggNog:ENOG503NYEU): protein MSEPPSSPPSAEANPQDALAWYKSQYELLEQELSEFQASSKELEAELEKDLDAADKRERALQKKAESLSYEVEEWKRKYKESKSEANAAQSILEKEITTLRETNRTLQLRLRDIEVANDDFERQARNTTSSLEDLESKYNVAIERAVLLEEEIKIGEQEREQLRVETQRLREELSDLKIEAEILQHKIKKQDARHLSTLSTDLSLPGSPPFGSSPHSTASSPMITTPPDTKSLSTADTLSELQDPPSPSISEISQLSRSRLSVTKGPTSQRKSRLPSADSSMASKPRSVGGASSSSTRGNRVATASAALRTPAQRNSTTSKPPSSTRAHKIPPSNSLTHIRTLTAQMQRLEARVQSARSKLPAGSASTPPRGSPRTVPTVPSSVTIRSRKRTAGSTASSTISNGDDKPTPSNFRSSLSSSTANKHVPRLSTSGVSRLSFGPLPNRNPNHQADASDFPRPSSRASVSSYARPVSRQESHGGGPSSAAMPPPRPMSRASLTGSRTPLGRPRSSLGMHSGRESHHGHNPSHSVSYSTLELDEGDTGEFRTPSRRGTFSRMDEGGFSAIPGPSGIPAPRRQSGGSGGIGLRRTSSASAAGPVASLLAGGMQGRVLEDLGETY from the exons ATGTCGgagccaccatcatcccctccaaGCGCCGAGGCCAACCCCCAGGATGCGCTCGCGTGGTACAAATCGCAATACGAGCTGCTCGAGCAGGAACTATCGGAATTCCAAGCCTCAAGCAAAGAGCTAGAAGCCGAGCTCGAAAAGGACCTGGATGCTGCCGACAAGCGGGAAAGGGCTCTGCAGAAAAAGGCCGAGAGCCTGAGCtatgaggtggaggaatggAAG CGAAAATACAAGGAATCCAAATCCGAGGCAAATGCGGCGCAAAGCATTCTCGAGAAAGAGATCACCACCCTTCGCGAAACAAACCGGACCTTGCAGCTCAGACTACGGGACATCGAGGTAGCAAATGACGACTTTGAGCGACAGGCGCGCAACACCACGTCATCACTGGAGGATCTCGAGTCCAAGTACAATGTCGCCATCGAACGGGCTGtcttgctggaggaggagatcaagattGGGGAACAGGAAAGGGAACAGCTTCGGGTAGAGACTCAgcggttgagggaggagttgtcgGATCTAAAGATCGAGGCCGAAATCTTGCAgcacaagatcaagaagcaggaTGCCCGCCATTTATCGACACTCTCCACTGACCTCTCGCTCCCCGGCTCCCCGCCATTTGGCAGCTCACCTCACTCGACCGCAAGCTCACCAATgatcaccaccccacccgACACCAAGTCGCTATCCACCGCGGACACCTTGTCCGAACTCCAAgacccaccatcaccctccatcTCGGAGATCTCTCAACTGTCCCGGTCACGACTCAGCGTCACAAAAGGTCCTACGTCCCAAAGGAAATCCCGATTGCCTTCTGCCGACAGCAGCATGGCATCTAAACCAAGGTCCGTTGGCGGTGCGTCTAGCTCTTCAACCCGGGGCAATCGTGTGGCGACTGCTTCCGCCGCATTGCGCACGCCTGCCCAGAGAAACTCGACTACCAGCAAGCCACCATCAAGCACGAGGGCGCATAAGATTCCGCCCTCCAATTCACTCACCCATATCCGGACGCTCACAGCACAGATGCAGCGTCTGGAAGCTCGTGTGCAGTCTGCCCGGTCCAAGCTCCCTGCAGGTTCGGCCAGCACCCCACCACGGGGCTCACCAAGAACAGTTCCCACGGTACCATCTTCGGTCACAATACGCAGTAGGAAGCGCACCGCCGGTTCCACAGCATCGTCGACGATCAGCAACGGCGACGACAAACCAACGCCATCCAATTTCCGCAGCAGCCTTTCGAGTTCAACGGCGAATAAGCACGTCCCCCGACTTAGCACGTCGGGCGTCTCCCGATTGTCCTTTGGTCCGCTGCCCAACCGTAACCCTAACCATCAAGCCGATGCATCCGATTTCCCACGGCCCAGCAGTCGAGCTAGCGTCTCGAGCTACGCACGGCCGGTTAGCAGACAGGAATCGCACGGCGGTGGTCCCTCGAGCGCCGCCATGCCACCTCCCAGGCCGATGAGCAGGGCCAGTCTCACGGGGTCCAGAACACCACTAGGTAGGCCGAGGAGTAGTCTGGGCATGCACAGTGGGAGGGAGTCGCATCATGGTCACAATCCAAGTCACAGCGTTAGTTACAGCACGCTGGAACTGGATGAGGGAGACACTGGGGAGTTCCGGACGCCTAGCAGACGGGGAACCTTTAGCAGGATGGACGAGGGTGGGTTCAGTGCCATTCCGGGACCAAGCGGGATTCCAGCACCGAGGAGGCAGAGCGGAGGGTCGGGAGGCATCGGGCTGCGGAGGACTAGTAGTGCCAGTGCTGCCGGGCCTGTAGCAAGTCTGCTAGCGGGAGGAATGcaggggagggtgctggaggatttgggggaAACCTACTAA